The Corynebacterium auriscanis genome includes the window CTTGCTGTCGCGTGGCAGCTCCGTGACTGGGTCCGACATGAAGGATTCGCGCAGCATTTTGGCACTCCGCGCGGCCGGGGCGCAGGTCACTGTTGGGCATAGTGCGGAAAACCTTCACGTCACGGGGCAGCTGCCAACTGTTGTTGTAACGTCGTTCGCAGCGATTCCCCAAGACAACCCCGAGTTGCTGGCAGCGCGCGAGCATGACATCCCGGTAGTGCGCCGCTCCGATGTTTTAGCCCAACTGATGAGTGATCGGCGGGCATTCCTGTTGGCCGGTACTCACGGAAAAACGTCTACGACCTCCATGGCCGTGGCTGCGATGCAAGCTGCGGGCTGGGATCCGTCCTTCGCCATCGGCGGGCAGCTCAACCGCGCGGGAACCAACGCGCATCACGGCACGGGCGACGTTTTTATCGCTGAAGCCGACGAATCAGATGGATCGTTTTTGTCCTACCAGCCCGAGGTAGCCGTGGTGACGAACGTCGAACCCGACCATCTCGATTACTTCGGCACCGAAGAGGCCTACCGCCAGGTGTTCGAGCGTTTCGCTGGCTGTGTAGTTAACGGTGGCACGTTGGTTGTTTGTGTGGACGACGCCGGCAGCCGCGCCCTCGCTCAATCTCTCCTCACAGCGGAATCGGCTGACGGACCACACTGCCGCATCATCGGCTACGGCACCCGCGAGGCGATGGAAGCAGCCCCCGAGATCGAAGCCGGCGCCATCATTGATGAGCTGAAGGTTTCGAATAAGGGGACGGAAGCTCGGGTGCGCTTTAGCGGGGAAGAGGCTCCCCGTACGCTGCGCGTTGCTATTCCTGGCACGCACATGGTGCTCAACGCCACGGCCGCGGTTTTAGGCGGCGCGCTACTGGGGGCTGACTTGGACAAGCTGCTCGAAGGTGTGGCTGAGTTCGACGGCGTTCGCCGCCGCTTCGAGTACCACGGCACCGTGAAGGGCGTTCAGGTTTACGATGACTACGCGCATCACCCCACCGAGGTAACGGCGGTTCTTTCCGCAGCGCGGGAACGAATTGCCGCTCAGGGGGAGGGGCGAGTGATCGCCGTATTCCAACCACATCTGTACTCCCGCACTATGACGTTCGCCGACGAGTTCGCGGCGGCTTTGAGCTTGTCCGATGAAGTAGTATTGCTGGATATCTTCGGGGCGCGCGAAAATCCTGTTGAAGGCGTGGATAGTCGTGTGATCGGTGACAAGATCACGGTGCCATGGGAGTACGCTTCTGAGTTCGCCGGGGTGCCACAGATAGTTGCCCAGCGGGTGCGTACCGGGGACATGGTCCTGACTATCGGCGCCGGTACCGTCACGATGCTTGCAGACGAGATTCTGCGTGAATTGGAGGGCTAGTGCCCAAGAAAATCATCGCGGGTGTGATCGCGGCCATTGTTGTGGTGGCCATCGCCCTGTATGTGTTCCCGGTTCTCAAGGTTAGTTCCATCGAGGTTGAGGGTGTGCAGAATGCCGATGCGGGTGTGGTCAAGGAGGCTGCCAGTGTGGGTTCTAGCGCCAACATGCTGCGCGTAGATACGGACGCGGTTGCGGAAAAAGTCGCTCAGGTTCCGTGGGTGGAGCAGGTCACTGTGTCCCGCGCATGGCCTTCTACGCTGAAGGTGCAGGTCACTGAGCATACGCCGGTGGCGTATTTCCGCAACGGGAACGAGGTCTCCGCGGTCAATGAAGCCGGGAAGGTCTTCCTCAAGGGTGTGGCTCCGGAAGGCGCGAAGGAAATCGCGGGAGTAAAGCCCGAGGATTCCAAAGCCATTACGGCAGCAACCACCGCCATCACGGCGCTTCACCCCAAAGTGAGGGAGAAGCTAGAGCGTGTGGAAGCCAAGACGGCCGAAAGCTTAGTCCTCCAGTTCGCGGAAGGGAAAACCGTTGTGTGGGGATCCGCGGAACGGGCGTCTGAAAAAGCAGAGGCCACCCGTGTTGTCCTCACACAGGAGGGCAAGAAGTGGAACGTATCCAACCCCGCCATGCCCTCCGGCAGACCTTAAAGTAGACCTTTAAACATACGACACGCGCAGAAAAATGTCCGCCCGAAACTTGTGACCTACAAGGAAGATGGTGTGGAAAGACTCCACAGAAAGGCAGACAGCAACTTATGACCTCTCCAGGAAACCACCTCGCCGAAATCAAGGTGGTAGGCGTAGGTGGTGGCGGTGTGAACGCCGTCAACCGCATGATCGATGAAAAGCTCCAAGGCGTGGAGTTCATCGCCATCAACACTGATGCGCAGGCTCTCATGCTCACGGATGCGGATGTCAAGTTGGATATCGGCCGTGAGGAAACTCGTGGCCTCGGCGCAGGTGCAAACCCTGATGTCGGACGCAAGTCCGCAGAAGATCACAAGGACCAGATCGAGGAGATCCTCGCTGGTGCTGACATGGTCTTCGTGACCGCTGGCGAAGGTGGCGGCACTGGTACTGGTGCGGCCCCCGTTGTAGCCAACATCGCGAAGAAGCAGAACGCACTGACCGTTGGTGTGGTCACCCGTCCATTCAGCTTCGAAGGTCGCCGTCGTACCAAGCAGGCTTTAGAAGGAATTGAAGCTTTGCGTGAGGTGTGCGATACCCTCATCGTCATTCCGAACGATTCCTTGCTGCAGCTCAGCGACGAGCAAATGTCCATGATGGACGCTTTCCGCAAGGCCGACGAAGTTTTGCTTTCTGGCGTGGAGGGCATTACCAAGCTGATCACTACCCCAGGTGTGATCAACGTGGACTTCGCAGACGTCCGTTCCGTCATGACCGATGCAGGTAGCGCGTTGATGGGCATCGGTACCGCCCGTGGTGAATCGCGCGCGGTCAAGGCCACCGAGGCCGCAATCAATTCACCGCTGCTGGAAAACACCATGAAGGGTGCACGCGGCGTGCTGCTGTCCTTCGCCGGTGGTTCTGACTTGGGCCTCATCGAGGTTTCCCAAGCTGCGGCTCTGGTTGAGGATCTGGCCGATGAAGATGCCAACATCATCTTCGGCACCATCGTGGATGACCAGCTGGGTGATGAGGTTCGTGTAACCGTCATCGCGACCGGTTTCGATGATTCCCCGTCTGCAGGTTCCGCAGCACAGCGCGGTGGTCAGCACCGGACGCAGGAGGCTGCCCAGTCCAGCTCCGCTTCTATCTTCGGTGGCGAGCAGGCCCCCGCAGCCCAGTCTTCCGCTACGCCTGTGCAACCCGCGCAGCAGGCGCAGCAGGTGCAGTCTGCCCAACCTGCGCAACAGGACCCACAGCCCGGCGCCGCACAGCCTGCCGGTAGCAGCTTCGCGCAGCGCACCCGCGGAGATATCCCACAGGGCTCCACCGCGAATGGTCTGTTCACCTCCCGCCAAGACAACGATGCCGCTGGCCGTCACCACCTGGACGACGAGGATGACCTCGATCTGCCCGATTTCCTGTAGAGGCTGAATGGCAATGACCCCTGCGGCACAGAATGGCACCCCACGGGTCCGGAAGGTGTTCACCGACCGGTCCGGCGGGGTCTCCCGCGCTCCGTACGACAGCTTCAACTTGGGCGATCACGTAGGAGATGACCCCAGTGCAGTGGCGGCTAACCGCACTCGGTTGGCACAATCCGTCGGACTGGAGTTGCATGATCTGGTGTTTATGGAGCAGATTCATTCTCCTACAGTTACCGAGTTGACGGCCAAAGAACTCGCTGCTTTGCGCAACCGCACCGAAGCTGGGGACAGCCTGACTGTGGAAGCTACCGACGCCCTCATCACCACAGTGCCGGGCATTGCCCTCGTTGTCCTCACCGCGGACTGCGTGCCAGTTCTGCTCTCCGACGAACAAGCGGGAATTGTGGCTGCCGTCCACGCGGGACGCATGGGTGCCAGGAACGGCATCATCCCGCGGACCATCGCGCGAATGGAGGAGCTGGGTGCGGTCCCGGCTGGAATCCACGCGCTGCTGGGCGCGGCGGCGTCGGGAAAAAAGTACGAAGTGCCAGAGCACATGGCGGCGGATGTGGAGTCTAAGCTGCCAGGTGCTCGTATGCGCACGGATGCCGGCACTAGCGGCCTGGATATTCGTGCGGGGTTGACTAGGCAGTTGCTGAGTTTGGGGGTTCGTAGTATCGACGCCGACCCGCGTGACACGATCGAGAGCCACAACTTTTTTTCCTACCGCAGAGAGGGCACCACGGGGCGACAAGCGGGGATGGTCTGGCTGACCCGCTAGAGGAACTGTGAGTGTACCTTTGCCACTGAAGGTCCAGGTCACCGTGGGAACTGAATGAAAGGTTTGTGTCGTGGAATTGACCCAGCAACAACAAGGCGATCTCGCGCGGCGCCTGCGTGACGTTCGCCAACGCGTGGCGGTGGCAGGTGGTGCGGATTTGCTGCCGATCACCAAATTTCACCCCGTAGAAGCGGTGCGAGTTCTGGCCCAATTCGGTGTGGGTGCCGTGGGAGAAAACCGTGAGCAGGAGGCCAAGGCCAAATACGAGGTGCTGGCCGGCCGCCCCGAGATCCACATGGTGGGGCAGATTCAAACCAAGAAGGCGAATTCGGTGGCCCGATGGGCAGCCGCAGTGCATACAGTGGATTCTTCGAAATTGTTGCAGGCGCTGGACCGCGGCGCTGGCCTGGCGATGGAACGTGGTGATCGGCTGGAGAAGCTACCCGTGCTGCTGCAGTTCAGTGCGGACGGCGATCCGCAGCGCGGTGGTGTAGTAGCAAGTGACATCGATGCCCTAGCAGATGAAGCACAACACTGCGCGAACCTAGAGCTGCGCGGGTTGATGACCGTTCCACCGCTGGGATCAGATGCGGCCAGTGTGTTTGCGCAGGGCCGGAAGCTTCTAGACAGCATTGCAGATAGGGTAGTGGGTGTTCCGGTGTACTCGGCGGGTATGAGCCAAGACATGGAAATCGCGATCGCCGAGGGCTCGACGTTGGTGCGTGTCGGAACAGATATCATGGGCCCGCGCCCAGTAATTTGATTTATTGACTTTAAATACGGGAAAGGACCCCTTTAACTGATGTCTGACGGATTCGGCAACAAGTTCAAAGAGTTTTTCGGCTTTGGCGAGGTAGACAGCTACCAGGACCCGTATTTCCGCGACGGCGCCGCGGATTCTCGTGAGCGTGCCGATGAGCACGATCACCGCGATCGCGGTATTAGCGAGTCTCGCGAGGCTCGTTACGGTGGCCGTGACCGTTACAGCCGAGAAGAAGATGACTTCCGGGATCGTAGCCGGGCGCCACGAGATTACGAGGCCCGCCCTTCCCGTTACGTCCGCGAGGATTCCGTTGGTCGTCCCGCACCGCGTGCACGCGTGGAGCCACAGTATGCCCGTCTGTCGTTGAGCTCCTACACGCAGGCTGGCGAGATCGCCGAGATCATCAAGACCGGTGATGTGGCGGTATTCAACCTAGGCGGCATGGAGAAGGCTGAGGCTACTCGTGTTCTGGATTTCACGGCCGGTTTGGCGCGCGGGCTGGACGCAACGCTAAAGAAGCTGCGAGGTGTGCGCAACTTCGTGCTCATTCCAGCAGATGTGACCTTGGAACAAAGCCAGCTGGATAAGCTGGCCGAGGACCTGTAAGCCGTACCCACAGATCTAGCACAGCCGGAAATTTCGGTAGTAAGAGTAAACGTGAACTCAGCTATAGTCTTATTGATCCTCCTGTTGAAGCTGTACATTTTGGTTCTGATCCTCCGGATCATCATCGAAATGGTGCAGTCCTTCTCAAGGAATTGGCGCCCGCAGCGGTGGTTTAGCATCTGCGCGGAGCCCATTTTCGTGGTAACGGATCCGCCTGTGAAGGCGCTGCGCAAACTTATCCCGCCGGTCCAGCTGGGTGGTGTGGGCCTCGACGTCTCCGTTTTGGTTCTTTTCTTCATCCTGCAGCTTCTCATGATGATTCTGGGGCGGATGTCAGCTCTCTAAAGCTGGACGGTTCACTGGCTTTCTGTTTGCCAAAACCTTCTTTTCGGACGCCAAGGGGTGCCCGGGGGCATATCCCGCGGGGCCCCTTTCGCGTATCTACTGCAGCTATTGCGCGTGGCGTCAGCGTGCGGCGGGGGTGTTTGGCACATGTTGAGCTGACCACGGTTGCTGTGGAGTTGTCTGCGCCGAAGTGAAGGCTGGTCGGTGCAAGAAGTGGGAGAAATGTGGTGAAGAAAGGCCTCACGGGAATGAGAATGATGAAAAATGCGTAAATAATACACTAATTTTCCATCCGACAACGTGTTCGACAGTGATTGTTGATATCCGTTATCAGCAGAACCTGGCTCGGGGGTGTAGAGTTTCCCCCCAACATTGGGGTGCTTCAGCTGTGCGGTATTACCGTCGGGGGTATGAGTTTTCAGGCCAATATTTGCGGTTGTAAGTGTGTATATAACTAAAAAATATTGGTTAAGAGAGTGATCCTTATCTAGTTCCGTTTGTATTTTTGGGATCTTCACCCATATTGCTGATTAGAAGACTTGTTGAACGGTTTCGTGTTGGATACACTTGTACCATCTCCGCGGTATTTGAGTGAGGCCGTGGAGATGTCGTGTGTAGTGATGGAAGCCGTCATCGAGGGAAATGTGGGTCCCTCGGTGGCGGCTTTCTCTAATTCCAGGGGCACTTCTGGCCAAATCTCCACATTAAGTTGAGCTTTACTCGTGGTCCACTGGTATGCTGTGGACAGTTTGTAACTATAAGGAAGATCCTCATTAGCGCGAGACCACTCAATGAGGCGTTTTCGAACCGGAAGGGAATCTAATGCCGCTGACTCCAGCTGATGTGCACAACGTCGCCTTTAGCAAGCCACCAATTGGTAAGCGGGGCTACAACGAAGATGAGGTTGATCAGTTCCTTGATCTTGTTGAGGACACGCTCGCGGAGCTCCAGGAAGAAAACGCCGACCTGAAGCAGAAGCTCCAGTCTGCGCCAGCACAGAATACGTCCGCTCCAGCAGCGCAGCCTCAGGTGAGTGAGGCAGAGCTGCGCAGGAAGATTGAGGCTGAACTGCGTCCGCAGATCGAGGCTGACGCACAGCGTAAGGCGCAGTCCCAGGCACAGGCTTCCACTGCACAGACCGAGTCCTCTGCGCAGGTTGAGGCTCGCGTGAAGGAACAGTACGAGGCCCGTCTGAAGCAGGCTGAGGATCGTGCTCGCCAGGCAGAAGAGAATGCCCGCAAGGCTCAGGCCGAGGCCACTGAGGCTAAAAAGGCTCAGCCAGCCCAGGTGTCCCAGGCTGCTACCGCCTCCAGCGATGCTGGAAAGGACGGTGCTGCAACTCCGGATACGCACATGCAGGCAGCCCGCGTTCTATCTCTGGCGCAGGAGATGGCAGATCGCCTGACTGGCGATGCCAAGGCCGAATCCACCACCATGCTGGAGCAGGCTCGGGCACAGGCCAAGAAGACCATCGAGGATGCAGATGCAAGCTCCAAGGCCACCTTGGATGATGCCAAGAAGAAGTCCGAGGCTCAGCTAGCGGATGCCAAGACCCGTTCCGAGAAAATGCTGGCCGATGCCAAGCAGCAGTCTCAGGCCCAGTTGGCAGACGCAAAGCAGAAGTCCGAGACCATGGTGTCCGATGCCACTGCTCAGTCTCAAGCTCAGATCCGTCAGGCCCAGGAGAAGGCGAACGCCCTGCAGCAGGATGCCGAGCGTAAGCACACTGAGATCATGACCACGGTCAAGAGCCAGCAGCAGACCTTGGAGGCGCGTATCGAAGAGCTGCGCACCTACGAGCGCGAGTACCGCACCCGTCTAAAGACCTTCCTCGAGTCTCAGCTGGAGGAACTCAACAGCCGGGGCACCGCCGCTCCTGCCGGCTCCATCGACTCCCAGAACACCAACCGCTAAACGTTGGGCTGGCAACAGTCCAACCGTGTGACACGGTGACCTGAAAACGAAAGCACCATGCTTGCCTTAGCAATTAGCCTCGCAATCATCGGCTTTGCGGTCCTCGTCTTTGCCCTGTGGCAAGGATCGATGGCCCTAGCTTGGATTTGTATCGGAATTGCCTCGGTAGGCGTGGTGCTTTCTCTTGTGGACCTCGCCAGGCACCGCAAAAGGTCTCGTGAAACCACCACGAGTGATGAGGGTAGATCCTAGGGTAATCCTCTAGGTAAACCCCGCAGGAAAAGTGCTCGCTTGCACGGACGACTTCGTGGTGTAGCATCTAACTCACATGCTCGGAACCATCACGCACGAGGGAACGAGAAACGCAATGATCCGGCCATCACCGGGGAGTGTCGTCGGAAGAACAGCTTTTCGGGAGGATTCTCCTGATAGGCCCAGTAGAACCGGCCGGATTCGGGGCACGTCACGCCTTAAGGTAAGTGGAACAGCTTGAACACCGTGCGACCGCCTAAGGCGGGGGAAGGCTGTTCAATCAGGGTGGTACCGCGAGGAAGACCAAGACCATTCTTGGCCCCAATCGTCCCTGTTGTTTAGCACTTTGAACCGCGACAACAGCAAAGGACAGCGCGCTATGAACGCCACTCCAGCCGGCGGGGCATACCCCCGCGTTGATATGTCCAATGGTGGATCAACCGCCTTCCCAGATCTCGAGAATCAGGTCTTGGAATATTGGAAGCAGGACGGAACCTTCCAGGCCTCCATCGAGCAACGCACTGGAGAGGACGAGTACATCTTCTATGATGGCCCCCCATTCGCTAACGGCCTGCCACACTATGGTCACTTGCTGACGGGTTACGTCAAGGACATCGTGCCGCGCTACCAAACCATGCGTGGCCGCCATGTTCCGCGTGTATTCGGCTGGGACTGCCACGGCTTGCCCGCCGAGCTGGAAGCGGAGCGCCAGCTGGGTATCAAGGGCCGGGACGGCATCGAAGAGATGGGCCTGCAGAAGTTCAACGAGTACTGCGCCACCAGCGTGCTCCGCTACACCGATGAGTGGAAGAACTACGTCACTCGACAAGCGCGTTGGGTGGACTTCGACAACGGCTACAAGACGATGGACCTGAACTTCATGGAGTCCGTTATGTGGGCGTTTAAGACGCTCTACGACAAGGGTCTCATCTACCAAGGCTTCCGCGTGCTGCCGTACTCGTGGGCCGAGCAAACTCCACTGTCCAACCATGAGACCCGCCTGGATGATTCTTACAAGATGCGCCAGGATCCCACGCTCACGGTGACCATGCCGTTCACTGGTGCGCGGGAAGGCACTGCCGCTCAGGCGACGTTGCGAAAGCACCCTGAATTGCTCGAGGCTGCGGCCATTGCTTGGACGACCACGCCATGGACTCTGCCAAGTAACTTGGCGTTGGCGGTTAATCCCTCGGTGACCTACCAACTGGTTCGCGTGGGCGAGGATGGAGAAGAGGGCTTCGCTGGAAAGCTTTTGGTGCTGGCCGAGCCTCTGGTCGGCTCGTATGCCAAGGAATTTGGCGAAAGCCGGGAGGTTGTGGCGTCGTTCGCAGGAGAAGAACTGGTCGGCCTTACTTACGAGCCAGTTTTCGACTACTTCCGCAACGCCCGGAACGCCTTCCAGGTTCTCAGCGCTGACTACGTCACCACAGAAGACGGTACGGGTGTGGTTCACCAAGCCCCGGCCTTCGGTGAAGATGATATGAATACCTGCGAGAAGGCCGATATCGAGCTGGTGATCCCCGTGGACATCGACGGAACCTTCACTTCCCAGGTCCCCGATTACAAGGGGCAGCTTGTTTTCGACGCCAACAAGGCCATCATTAAGGACCTCAAACAGGCGGGCCGTGTATTCCGGCACCAGACGATTGAGCACTCTTACCCACACTCGTGGCGTTCCGGAGAACCGCTGATCTACATGGCCCTGCCATCTTGGTTTGTGGCTGTGACCAAGTTCCGTGACCGTATGGTGCAGCTCAACCATGAGCAGATCGAATGGATGCCATCTCACATCCGGGATGGTCAATTCGGCAAGTGGCTGGAGGGTGCCCGTGACTGGAATATCTCTCGCAACCGCTACTGGGGTGCCCCGATCCCTGTCTGGGTCTCGGACAACGATGAGTACCCACGCATTGATGTCTACGGAAGTCTCGACGAGCTGGAGCGCGACTTCGGCGAGCGTCCTCAGTCCTTACATCGTCCACACATTGACCAATTGGTTCGTCCAAACCCTGACGACCCAACGGGTAAGTCCATGATGCGTCGTGTACCTGAGGTCTTGGACTGCTGGTTCGAATCCGGCTCCATGCCTTTCGCGCAAAAGCACTACCCGTTTGAAAACCGGGAGTGGTTCGAAACGCATTCGCCCAGTGACTTCATCGTGGAATACTCGGGCCAGACCCGTGGCTGGTTCTACACGCTGCACGTGCTGGCAACCGCGTTGTTCGATCGCCCGGCGTTCAAAAAGGTTGTGGCCCACGGTATCGTACTCGGTGATGATGGACTGAAGATGAGTAAGTCCAAGGGCAACTACCCGAACGTCAACGAGGTGTTTGAGCGGGACGGATCCGATGCGATGCGGTGGTTCCTCATGAGTTCGCCAATCCTGCGTGGCGGCAACTTGATCGTTACCGAGCAAGGCATCCGCGAGGGTGTTCGCCAAGCGATGCTGCCCATGTGGA containing:
- the murC gene encoding UDP-N-acetylmuramate--L-alanine ligase, with protein sequence MATKGQRKTVMTSNIDLSRVHMVGIGGAGMSGIARILLSRGSSVTGSDMKDSRSILALRAAGAQVTVGHSAENLHVTGQLPTVVVTSFAAIPQDNPELLAAREHDIPVVRRSDVLAQLMSDRRAFLLAGTHGKTSTTSMAVAAMQAAGWDPSFAIGGQLNRAGTNAHHGTGDVFIAEADESDGSFLSYQPEVAVVTNVEPDHLDYFGTEEAYRQVFERFAGCVVNGGTLVVCVDDAGSRALAQSLLTAESADGPHCRIIGYGTREAMEAAPEIEAGAIIDELKVSNKGTEARVRFSGEEAPRTLRVAIPGTHMVLNATAAVLGGALLGADLDKLLEGVAEFDGVRRRFEYHGTVKGVQVYDDYAHHPTEVTAVLSAARERIAAQGEGRVIAVFQPHLYSRTMTFADEFAAALSLSDEVVLLDIFGARENPVEGVDSRVIGDKITVPWEYASEFAGVPQIVAQRVRTGDMVLTIGAGTVTMLADEILRELEG
- a CDS encoding cell division protein FtsQ/DivIB; its protein translation is MPKKIIAGVIAAIVVVAIALYVFPVLKVSSIEVEGVQNADAGVVKEAASVGSSANMLRVDTDAVAEKVAQVPWVEQVTVSRAWPSTLKVQVTEHTPVAYFRNGNEVSAVNEAGKVFLKGVAPEGAKEIAGVKPEDSKAITAATTAITALHPKVREKLERVEAKTAESLVLQFAEGKTVVWGSAERASEKAEATRVVLTQEGKKWNVSNPAMPSGRP
- the ftsZ gene encoding cell division protein FtsZ: MTSPGNHLAEIKVVGVGGGGVNAVNRMIDEKLQGVEFIAINTDAQALMLTDADVKLDIGREETRGLGAGANPDVGRKSAEDHKDQIEEILAGADMVFVTAGEGGGTGTGAAPVVANIAKKQNALTVGVVTRPFSFEGRRRTKQALEGIEALREVCDTLIVIPNDSLLQLSDEQMSMMDAFRKADEVLLSGVEGITKLITTPGVINVDFADVRSVMTDAGSALMGIGTARGESRAVKATEAAINSPLLENTMKGARGVLLSFAGGSDLGLIEVSQAAALVEDLADEDANIIFGTIVDDQLGDEVRVTVIATGFDDSPSAGSAAQRGGQHRTQEAAQSSSASIFGGEQAPAAQSSATPVQPAQQAQQVQSAQPAQQDPQPGAAQPAGSSFAQRTRGDIPQGSTANGLFTSRQDNDAAGRHHLDDEDDLDLPDFL
- the pgeF gene encoding peptidoglycan editing factor PgeF, with the protein product MTPAAQNGTPRVRKVFTDRSGGVSRAPYDSFNLGDHVGDDPSAVAANRTRLAQSVGLELHDLVFMEQIHSPTVTELTAKELAALRNRTEAGDSLTVEATDALITTVPGIALVVLTADCVPVLLSDEQAGIVAAVHAGRMGARNGIIPRTIARMEELGAVPAGIHALLGAAASGKKYEVPEHMAADVESKLPGARMRTDAGTSGLDIRAGLTRQLLSLGVRSIDADPRDTIESHNFFSYRREGTTGRQAGMVWLTR
- a CDS encoding YggS family pyridoxal phosphate-dependent enzyme, with translation MELTQQQQGDLARRLRDVRQRVAVAGGADLLPITKFHPVEAVRVLAQFGVGAVGENREQEAKAKYEVLAGRPEIHMVGQIQTKKANSVARWAAAVHTVDSSKLLQALDRGAGLAMERGDRLEKLPVLLQFSADGDPQRGGVVASDIDALADEAQHCANLELRGLMTVPPLGSDAASVFAQGRKLLDSIADRVVGVPVYSAGMSQDMEIAIAEGSTLVRVGTDIMGPRPVI
- a CDS encoding cell division protein SepF, whose translation is MSDGFGNKFKEFFGFGEVDSYQDPYFRDGAADSRERADEHDHRDRGISESREARYGGRDRYSREEDDFRDRSRAPRDYEARPSRYVREDSVGRPAPRARVEPQYARLSLSSYTQAGEIAEIIKTGDVAVFNLGGMEKAEATRVLDFTAGLARGLDATLKKLRGVRNFVLIPADVTLEQSQLDKLAEDL
- a CDS encoding YggT family protein codes for the protein MNSAIVLLILLLKLYILVLILRIIIEMVQSFSRNWRPQRWFSICAEPIFVVTDPPVKALRKLIPPVQLGGVGLDVSVLVLFFILQLLMMILGRMSAL
- a CDS encoding DivIVA domain-containing protein, which encodes MPLTPADVHNVAFSKPPIGKRGYNEDEVDQFLDLVEDTLAELQEENADLKQKLQSAPAQNTSAPAAQPQVSEAELRRKIEAELRPQIEADAQRKAQSQAQASTAQTESSAQVEARVKEQYEARLKQAEDRARQAEENARKAQAEATEAKKAQPAQVSQAATASSDAGKDGAATPDTHMQAARVLSLAQEMADRLTGDAKAESTTMLEQARAQAKKTIEDADASSKATLDDAKKKSEAQLADAKTRSEKMLADAKQQSQAQLADAKQKSETMVSDATAQSQAQIRQAQEKANALQQDAERKHTEIMTTVKSQQQTLEARIEELRTYEREYRTRLKTFLESQLEELNSRGTAAPAGSIDSQNTNR
- the ileS gene encoding isoleucine--tRNA ligase: MNATPAGGAYPRVDMSNGGSTAFPDLENQVLEYWKQDGTFQASIEQRTGEDEYIFYDGPPFANGLPHYGHLLTGYVKDIVPRYQTMRGRHVPRVFGWDCHGLPAELEAERQLGIKGRDGIEEMGLQKFNEYCATSVLRYTDEWKNYVTRQARWVDFDNGYKTMDLNFMESVMWAFKTLYDKGLIYQGFRVLPYSWAEQTPLSNHETRLDDSYKMRQDPTLTVTMPFTGAREGTAAQATLRKHPELLEAAAIAWTTTPWTLPSNLALAVNPSVTYQLVRVGEDGEEGFAGKLLVLAEPLVGSYAKEFGESREVVASFAGEELVGLTYEPVFDYFRNARNAFQVLSADYVTTEDGTGVVHQAPAFGEDDMNTCEKADIELVIPVDIDGTFTSQVPDYKGQLVFDANKAIIKDLKQAGRVFRHQTIEHSYPHSWRSGEPLIYMALPSWFVAVTKFRDRMVQLNHEQIEWMPSHIRDGQFGKWLEGARDWNISRNRYWGAPIPVWVSDNDEYPRIDVYGSLDELERDFGERPQSLHRPHIDQLVRPNPDDPTGKSMMRRVPEVLDCWFESGSMPFAQKHYPFENREWFETHSPSDFIVEYSGQTRGWFYTLHVLATALFDRPAFKKVVAHGIVLGDDGLKMSKSKGNYPNVNEVFERDGSDAMRWFLMSSPILRGGNLIVTEQGIREGVRQAMLPMWNAYSFLRLYASQPAQWDTSSTHVLDRYILAKLHDTVSAVTDALDSTNIALACDEVRSFCDVLTNWFVRRSRDRFWAGDTSEAGHPEAFNTLYTVLETLSRIASPLLPMTTEVIWRGLTGERSVHLAEWPDANALPADAQLVEAMDAVRAISSAASSLRKAHKLRNRLPLPKLTVALPEAEALSDFVSIIADEVNVKEVALTEDVASVGSSDVVVNARAAGPRLGKDVQRVIKAVKSGNYSVADDGTVSADGIELQDGEFTRKLVAVDPEHTAEVASENGLVVLDTTTTEELEAEGWAADRIRGIQEARKSSGLQVSDRIALRLSVPEGKEDWAQTHAQRIAAEVLATDVEVIKGEQLTYDVADGCSVDVTKNSQ